A single region of the Patescibacteria group bacterium genome encodes:
- a CDS encoding sigma-70 family RNA polymerase sigma factor → MNLSEKEIQNLILQAQQGDQSSFTQIYNLFFERVYKFIFFRTKIREEAEDLTSRVFLKVWQNLTKYKEQKTAKFSTWLFQIARFTVIDYYRQAKTKVSLTEVENYIGSEFNQAEQEIAEVKRSIHNLPVEWQNIITLRYFDGLDYAQIAKITGKTAVGVRVIAHRAIKRLGKLLKIYE, encoded by the coding sequence ATGAATCTTTCAGAAAAAGAAATACAAAATTTAATATTGCAGGCCCAGCAAGGGGACCAGAGTTCTTTTACGCAAATTTATAATTTGTTTTTTGAACGTGTGTATAAATTCATCTTTTTTAGGACTAAAATAAGGGAAGAAGCTGAAGATCTGACCAGCCGCGTTTTTCTGAAAGTCTGGCAGAATCTGACTAAATATAAAGAGCAAAAAACAGCGAAATTTTCCACTTGGCTATTTCAAATCGCCAGGTTCACAGTGATTGATTATTATCGGCAGGCAAAAACTAAAGTTTCTTTGACTGAAGTTGAAAATTATATTGGCAGTGAATTTAATCAAGCTGAGCAGGAAATTGCCGAGGTTAAAAGGAGCATCCATAATTTGCCTGTTGAATGGCAAAATATAATCACGCTGCGCTATTTTGATGGTTTGGATTATGCGCAGATAGCTAAAATTACAGGCAAAACTGCAGTCGGAGTACGGGTGATTGCGCATCGGGCGATAAAAAGATTGGGTAAATTATTAAAAATATATGAATAA
- a CDS encoding DUF5667 domain-containing protein: MNNKKAKIENLLTKTNQQFVVLDLPQNATRDKLMRQINQPVTNLSADRLNIGKELFKLKIFRLASSGTIVLVAMLLLGGSSVYAATQSLPGDMLYPVNRKIEDFNLALARNQVQRHQIIIIHLQKRATEWEKIKAHNNDVQVLTTQEKLAMENMKAAFAQTINELRAQKQNYLNDNFDQLTEKQQFEQEIIRMNEIMVQHLQFLKNRESEIEQGINSVQDDKKEIEDLVNSMNAQMAEHKQMMQAAQMISQ, from the coding sequence ATGAATAATAAAAAAGCCAAAATTGAAAATTTATTAACCAAAACAAACCAGCAGTTTGTAGTTTTAGATTTGCCGCAGAATGCCACCAGAGACAAATTAATGCGGCAAATTAATCAGCCTGTAACAAATTTATCAGCCGATCGATTAAATATAGGCAAAGAGCTTTTTAAATTAAAAATTTTTAGATTGGCAAGCTCTGGCACAATTGTTTTGGTTGCCATGCTACTTTTAGGCGGTTCAAGTGTTTACGCAGCGACCCAATCATTGCCCGGCGATATGCTTTATCCGGTCAATAGAAAAATAGAGGATTTTAATCTGGCCCTGGCCAGAAATCAGGTCCAAAGGCATCAGATTATTATTATTCATTTGCAAAAACGGGCAACTGAATGGGAAAAAATAAAAGCCCACAATAATGATGTTCAGGTTTTAACAACTCAGGAAAAGCTGGCAATGGAAAACATGAAAGCAGCTTTTGCTCAGACTATTAATGAGTTGCGGGCACAAAAGCAAAATTATCTTAATGATAATTTTGACCAATTAACCGAGAAACAGCAATTTGAGCAGGAGATTATCAGAATGAATGAGATTATGGTCCAGCATCTGCAATTTTTAAAAAATCGTGAAAGTGAAATTGAACAAGGCATAAATTCCGTGCAGGATGATAAAAAGGAAATTGAAGATTTGGTTAATTCAATGAATGCGCAGATGGCTGAACATAAGCAGATGATGCAGGCAGCCCAGATGATTTCCCAATAA
- a CDS encoding alpha/beta hydrolase produces MPKKETQIFYIHGGMTFKNKRDYLHFLKNRDVTIEKKMKWSDAYLEKKLGRNFQIIRPRMPLQDNAKYYDWATHFERYIPKLKNNIILIGESLGGIFLAKYLSENTFPKKIRATYLICPPFDNSLPGEDLVGGFTLKKDISKIEKNSKKLYLLFSKNDPVVPPSQAKKYAAKLKNANIIIYDHIAGHFQISEFPEIIKIIKADVRK; encoded by the coding sequence ATGCCTAAAAAAGAAACTCAGATATTTTATATACATGGAGGAATGACTTTTAAAAATAAAAGGGATTATTTGCATTTTTTAAAAAACAGAGATGTAACTATCGAAAAGAAGATGAAGTGGAGCGACGCCTACTTGGAAAAAAAACTAGGCAGAAATTTCCAGATTATAAGACCCAGAATGCCACTTCAGGATAATGCTAAATATTACGATTGGGCGACTCACTTTGAAAGATATATCCCAAAATTAAAAAACAATATTATTTTGATTGGCGAATCTCTTGGCGGTATATTTTTGGCCAAATATTTATCTGAAAATACATTTCCCAAAAAGATAAGGGCAACATATTTAATCTGTCCTCCATTTGACAACTCGCTTCCGGGCGAAGATTTGGTTGGCGGGTTTACTTTGAAAAAAGATATATCAAAAATCGAAAAAAATTCTAAAAAGCTTTATCTGCTTTTTTCAAAGAACGACCCCGTGGTTCCTCCGTCTCAAGCTAAAAAATATGCCGCCAAGTTAAAAAATGCAAATATTATTATATATGACCACATTGCAGGACATTTTCAAATATCTGAGTTTCCAGAAATTATAAAAATTATTAAAGCGGATGTAAGAAAGTAG
- the dnaX gene encoding DNA polymerase III subunit gamma/tau translates to MSLALYRKYRPQTWQELTGQNHIKVTLQHEIETGKVSHAYLFTGPRGIGKTTTARLLAKAINCEKRQEGESEPCGQCDSCLELTAGNDLDILEIDAASHTGVDNVRENIIANARFTPAKRKFKVFIIDEVHMLSISAFNALLKTLEEPPAHAIFILATTEVHKVPATIISRCQRFDFKKVNADDLIKRLSWMCQQENVKVTSDVLTDIARFSEGSLRDAESLLGQILSLGEKEIGRAEASLIIPASNYNLVLELVEYLVYKNLEASITLINKLVQEGVDLNKFVDDLVEFLRKIILAKISGSLKSYSFELDEKMEKAILEVSQKFEAAELVDLINSFSSKKFEIKTAAIPQLPLEIAVIEYCGKGSSFASGEASEDKKDGKFPPGGGAISGSKLADKGKENTGGANSATLKNSISVNKGDLNKKINISLDKIKNKWHNFLVKLQETNASLVFILKVSEPLELNGNILKIGFKYPFHEQRVNQAKVKDAVENILAEFFNEQIIVATSLLPKDYESDFIKEETKSDEVELVEEISSPVNGEQQAMIDNLVKTFGGKVVE, encoded by the coding sequence ATGTCTTTAGCTTTATACAGAAAATACAGGCCGCAGACCTGGCAGGAATTAACCGGCCAGAATCACATTAAAGTGACCTTGCAGCATGAAATTGAAACTGGCAAAGTTAGCCATGCTTATCTTTTTACTGGCCCGCGCGGGATCGGTAAAACTACCACGGCGCGGCTTTTAGCCAAGGCAATTAATTGCGAAAAGCGCCAGGAAGGCGAAAGCGAACCTTGCGGTCAGTGTGATTCATGCTTGGAATTAACTGCTGGCAATGATTTGGATATTTTGGAAATAGATGCAGCTTCGCATACAGGAGTTGATAATGTGCGCGAGAATATTATTGCCAACGCGCGTTTTACTCCTGCTAAAAGAAAATTCAAAGTGTTTATCATTGATGAAGTGCACATGCTGTCAATCTCGGCTTTTAATGCGCTTTTAAAAACCCTGGAAGAACCGCCGGCTCATGCCATATTTATTTTAGCTACGACTGAAGTGCATAAAGTGCCAGCCACTATTATTTCCCGCTGCCAGAGATTTGATTTTAAAAAAGTTAATGCTGATGATTTAATTAAGCGCTTAAGCTGGATGTGCCAGCAGGAAAACGTGAAAGTCACTAGTGATGTCTTAACTGATATCGCCCGCTTTAGCGAAGGTTCTTTGCGCGATGCTGAGAGCTTGCTCGGACAAATTCTCTCGCTTGGTGAAAAGGAAATTGGCAGGGCAGAAGCCAGCTTAATCATTCCTGCTTCAAATTATAATTTGGTTCTAGAGCTTGTTGAATATTTAGTCTATAAAAATTTGGAAGCCAGCATTACCTTAATTAATAAATTAGTGCAGGAAGGCGTTGATCTTAATAAGTTTGTTGATGACTTGGTGGAATTTTTACGCAAAATAATTTTGGCAAAAATCAGCGGAAGTTTAAAATCGTATTCTTTTGAATTGGATGAAAAAATGGAAAAAGCCATACTGGAGGTCTCGCAGAAATTTGAAGCGGCAGAACTGGTTGATTTGATTAATTCATTTAGCTCAAAAAAATTTGAAATAAAAACAGCGGCTATTCCTCAGCTGCCTTTAGAAATCGCAGTGATAGAGTATTGCGGCAAAGGTTCCTCCTTTGCTTCTGGCGAAGCTTCGGAGGACAAGAAAGATGGGAAATTCCCGCCGGGCGGAGGAGCAATTTCAGGCAGCAAATTGGCAGACAAAGGAAAAGAAAATACAGGTGGTGCGAACAGCGCCACTTTAAAAAATTCAATTTCTGTGAATAAAGGCGACTTAAACAAAAAGATAAATATAAGTCTTGACAAAATAAAAAATAAATGGCATAATTTTTTAGTAAAACTCCAGGAGACCAATGCATCTTTAGTTTTTATTCTAAAAGTATCAGAACCTTTAGAATTAAACGGTAATATCTTAAAGATCGGCTTTAAATATCCTTTTCATGAACAGCGTGTGAACCAGGCTAAAGTTAAAGACGCAGTGGAAAATATTTTAGCAGAATTTTTTAATGAGCAAATTATTGTTGCGACCAGCCTTTTGCCCAAGGATTATGAAAGTGATTTTATTAAAGAAGAAACTAAGTCTGATGAGGTTGAATTAGTGGAAGAAATATCCAGCCCTGTTAACGGTGAACAGCAAGCTATGATTGATAATTTGGTTAAGACGTTTGGAGGGAAGGTGGTGGAATAA
- a CDS encoding phosphotransferase yields MPEIKRPDISEFKNFVLLRAISDKLLLSDIQLKEIQSNILLVNGTNKLGQKENFIFKKQRNRSPLLGDNTNNREALFYHVMADEVTFDLPRYFGRVNDFEVFSFLKKDEMEINTEQMLSPLEKLQRIGIAKQDKVMFAGEYRDKDKIIHFIDKLLIDIRRNPLLKPTADKISENMDLFVQAIDYLSQLPQVFVHGDYWRNNLIVSNGRVYIIDWENCQINNNYYDLTTLFYTEKIMFANEKFDPTINGHNDIRAMDYNFLLQTVSQIIPELAGKKGSPHDWEKNWLDAFIDIMNKYGVK; encoded by the coding sequence ATGCCCGAAATAAAGAGACCCGATATCAGTGAATTCAAAAATTTCGTTCTGCTCCGCGCGATAAGCGATAAACTTTTATTATCTGATATTCAATTAAAAGAAATTCAGTCCAACATCTTATTGGTTAATGGGACGAATAAGTTGGGACAAAAAGAAAATTTTATTTTCAAAAAGCAACGTAATCGCAGTCCGTTACTTGGGGACAATACTAACAATAGAGAGGCGCTATTTTATCATGTCATGGCAGATGAGGTCACTTTTGATTTACCGCGGTATTTCGGGAGGGTTAATGATTTTGAAGTTTTTTCTTTTTTAAAAAAAGATGAAATGGAAATTAACACTGAGCAGATGTTAAGTCCGCTCGAGAAATTGCAGAGAATTGGCATTGCAAAACAGGACAAGGTCATGTTTGCGGGGGAATACAGAGACAAAGACAAAATTATCCATTTTATAGACAAATTGCTTATTGATATTAGGAGGAATCCTTTGTTAAAGCCGACTGCGGATAAAATTTCTGAGAATATGGATTTATTTGTTCAAGCAATTGATTACTTGAGCCAGTTACCCCAGGTTTTTGTTCATGGAGATTACTGGAGAAATAATTTGATTGTTTCGAACGGAAGAGTATATATTATTGATTGGGAAAACTGTCAGATAAATAACAACTACTACGATTTAACAACGTTATTCTATACTGAAAAAATCATGTTTGCTAATGAAAAATTTGATCCGACAATAAATGGTCATAATGACATTCGGGCGATGGATTATAATTTTTTGCTTCAAACAGTATCGCAAATAATCCCGGAATTGGCGGGAAAGAAGGGTTCCCCCCACGACTGGGAGAAAAATTGGCTCGATGCCTTTATTGATATTATGAATAAATACGGTGTAAAATAA
- a CDS encoding class I SAM-dependent methyltransferase, which yields MIRATNLLSKYYGETGGYLREHDTFLRSADIKKDLLFLIRALDIKKSDVILDIACGQGRHSNALAEKGYQVDGVDFSQYLLDKARAGEKELSRGRPNYYKANVEQLNLKKKYSKAYWFFSDLADIDLPKAIVSISHNMKVGGMVLLDTDNIFRILAYLSKNHDSGFDFDASRLELIVKKNNLRIKYPVLPLWEQWLRASGFFIKDFWGDYKFSKYSVKSPRLIILAKKIA from the coding sequence ATGATTAGAGCTACAAATCTTTTGTCTAAATACTATGGGGAGACAGGCGGATACCTGAGGGAGCATGACACATTTTTACGTTCGGCGGATATCAAAAAGGATCTGCTTTTCTTAATTAGGGCGCTTGATATAAAAAAGAGTGATGTCATTTTAGATATTGCTTGCGGCCAGGGGCGTCATAGCAACGCTTTGGCGGAAAAGGGTTATCAAGTAGACGGTGTTGATTTTTCCCAATACTTGCTTGATAAGGCAAGGGCAGGGGAAAAAGAATTATCAAGGGGAAGACCTAATTATTATAAAGCTAATGTTGAACAACTAAATTTGAAAAAAAAGTATAGCAAAGCCTATTGGTTTTTTTCTGATTTGGCGGATATTGATTTGCCCAAGGCAATTGTCTCTATAAGTCATAATATGAAAGTAGGGGGAATGGTTCTTCTCGACACGGATAATATTTTCAGAATCCTTGCCTACCTTTCTAAAAATCACGATTCGGGTTTTGATTTTGACGCTAGCCGCTTGGAGCTTATTGTTAAAAAAAACAATTTGCGCATAAAATACCCCGTCTTACCTTTGTGGGAACAATGGCTGAGGGCATCTGGTTTTTTCATTAAAGATTTTTGGGGAGATTATAAATTTAGCAAGTATTCGGTTAAAAGCCCCAGATTAATAATATTAGCAAAAAAAATCGCTTAG
- a CDS encoding radical SAM protein, translating to MSKVTMSEEPSCYSRDDNAIVIFPSRPYWFSASNEVIDILKAFNLGESSQIIEKIASILSVSIIDAEVVYSDLKDLLYSSGVLAIDGEMAQAKEYSPDFQVNEVENVLVIATTQQCNMTCPMCYAMASQKMPSEMTTKQIKMVVDQLTKMPWQNGISRVALTGGELFTRPDALDLIEYVHNQGFFVQVNTNATLLTKNQIAKLAEYPRLKMSISLDGCQKATHEYIRGKDTFNLTIKNIRALCQSGVSVAINMFVHAENIDDMKGTMILANSLGVEGFNCLNMMHVGRGNSKKTKQLLIPVPLATFYRKVFEAIRNEPRLQELMMCSTFANQIMGIAGGVKSYSCGIGTNRAVYVKADGTLYPCADTALQDFKLGNLLDTNLADIWETSPILKELRTLNIDSLNPKCSACDVRYLCAGNCRGENYQTTGELKSPHFKCEEIHDSILELMWILTEEPDLFKCKVNQLYATVNSHATTA from the coding sequence ATGAGTAAAGTGACAATGTCCGAAGAACCTTCGTGCTATAGCCGAGATGACAATGCTATAGTAATTTTTCCTTCAAGACCTTACTGGTTTTCGGCATCTAATGAAGTCATTGATATCCTCAAAGCTTTTAATCTTGGGGAGTCATCGCAAATCATTGAAAAAATTGCTAGCATTTTGTCTGTTTCAATAATAGATGCGGAAGTTGTCTATTCCGATCTAAAAGATTTGCTTTATTCCTCGGGAGTTTTGGCTATTGACGGCGAAATGGCTCAAGCTAAAGAATATTCCCCCGACTTCCAGGTTAATGAAGTAGAAAATGTATTGGTCATTGCTACTACCCAGCAATGCAATATGACCTGTCCGATGTGCTATGCAATGGCCAGCCAAAAGATGCCAAGTGAAATGACAACTAAACAAATAAAAATGGTTGTCGATCAACTCACTAAAATGCCTTGGCAAAACGGCATTTCACGCGTAGCTCTAACAGGTGGCGAGCTATTTACGCGTCCAGATGCCCTAGACTTAATTGAATATGTCCACAACCAAGGTTTTTTTGTCCAAGTCAATACCAACGCCACACTGCTTACGAAAAACCAAATCGCCAAGCTGGCTGAGTATCCAAGACTAAAGATGTCAATTTCGCTTGATGGCTGCCAAAAAGCCACACATGAGTACATCAGGGGCAAAGATACCTTTAATCTCACCATAAAAAATATAAGAGCACTTTGCCAAAGCGGTGTGTCTGTGGCTATAAATATGTTCGTTCATGCTGAAAACATTGACGACATGAAAGGAACGATGATTTTAGCCAACTCGCTTGGCGTGGAAGGGTTTAATTGCCTAAATATGATGCATGTAGGCCGAGGCAATAGCAAGAAAACCAAACAACTTCTAATTCCAGTGCCTTTAGCCACTTTCTACCGAAAAGTGTTTGAAGCGATTCGCAATGAGCCAAGATTGCAAGAGTTGATGATGTGTTCTACTTTTGCTAATCAAATCATGGGCATTGCGGGAGGAGTGAAAAGCTATAGTTGTGGCATCGGCACGAATCGAGCTGTTTACGTCAAAGCTGATGGAACCCTTTACCCCTGCGCAGACACAGCATTACAGGACTTTAAGCTGGGGAACCTTCTGGATACTAATCTTGCCGATATTTGGGAAACCTCACCCATTTTAAAGGAACTCCGCACTTTAAACATAGATTCTTTAAACCCCAAATGTTCGGCATGCGATGTGCGGTATTTGTGCGCCGGTAATTGTCGCGGAGAAAATTACCAGACGACTGGAGAACTCAAAAGCCCGCACTTTAAATGCGAAGAAATTCACGATTCAATACTGGAATTAATGTGGATACTTACTGAAGAACCTGATCTTTTCAAGTGCAAAGTCAACCAGCTATATGCTACAGTTAATTCCCATGCGACAACAGCATAA
- a CDS encoding M15 family metallopeptidase, which yields MCDAVTQSFAPLPTEINPNFLTQINDCFIPSAAVYGYSLRITSGFRTVAEQNQIYNQGRNDDGDIVTEAPGGRSIHNFGYAADVVDSNHEYNINWKRLAKIGAFCGLEAGDDWDFAHYEYRGGLTTADFVTGSRPSPLMLPCAVMQKRAKDGQPLTLKDLQNCGAPKF from the coding sequence ATGTGTGATGCAGTGACACAATCATTTGCTCCTTTACCGACAGAAATAAATCCTAACTTTTTAACCCAGATAAATGATTGTTTCATCCCCAGCGCTGCTGTTTATGGCTATTCTTTGCGGATTACTTCAGGATTTCGGACAGTAGCGGAGCAGAATCAAATATATAATCAAGGACGAAATGATGATGGTGATATTGTGACCGAGGCGCCAGGCGGCAGAAGCATTCACAACTTTGGCTATGCCGCAGACGTGGTTGATAGCAATCATGAATACAATATAAACTGGAAAAGACTGGCCAAGATTGGAGCATTCTGCGGGCTTGAAGCAGGTGATGATTGGGATTTTGCCCATTACGAATATCGGGGCGGCCTAACCACGGCTGATTTTGTCACTGGCAGCCGACCCTCGCCGCTTATGTTGCCATGTGCTGTAATGCAAAAGCGGGCAAAAGACGGCCAGCCTCTAACACTTAAGGATTTACAAAATTGTGGAGCTCCTAAGTTTTAA
- a CDS encoding SurA N-terminal domain-containing protein gives MDNETSQAQPGNAQNLQPEAEKITILPEAHSKQIKKGEAIKKFIKDNLRIVIIIAVIVVVGILAYFFRGLVIAATVDGSPISRLAVIQKLEKESGKNLLDSLITQKLVQNAASANKLSVSDDDVNGEIKKIEDQVASMGSTMDEALSAQGMTMADLKERIVLQKELEKLLADKINVADEEIAQYIKDNNITVPTGQEAATNDQIKSEISSQKFNSEAETYIAELKAKANIQYFVNY, from the coding sequence ATGGATAATGAAACAAGTCAAGCTCAACCAGGCAATGCTCAAAATTTACAGCCAGAAGCGGAGAAAATAACAATTTTGCCAGAAGCTCACAGTAAGCAGATAAAAAAAGGGGAAGCAATAAAAAAATTTATTAAAGATAACCTGAGAATAGTTATTATAATTGCGGTGATTGTAGTTGTGGGCATTTTGGCGTATTTTTTTAGAGGTTTAGTTATTGCCGCTACTGTTGATGGCAGTCCCATTAGCCGCTTGGCCGTGATTCAAAAGTTGGAAAAAGAATCAGGCAAAAATTTATTAGATTCTTTGATTACGCAAAAGCTGGTGCAAAACGCAGCCAGCGCGAATAAGCTCAGTGTCAGCGATGATGATGTCAATGGCGAGATTAAAAAAATAGAAGATCAGGTCGCCTCAATGGGCAGCACGATGGATGAGGCTCTCTCAGCGCAAGGCATGACCATGGCTGATTTAAAAGAGCGGATTGTTTTGCAAAAAGAATTGGAAAAATTGCTGGCAGACAAAATTAATGTGGCTGATGAAGAAATTGCGCAATACATTAAAGATAATAATATTACGGTTCCAACAGGGCAGGAAGCAGCTACCAATGACCAGATAAAAAGTGAAATAAGTTCGCAAAAGTTTAATAGCGAAGCCGAGACTTATATTGCAGAATTAAAAGCCAAGGCCAATATCCAATACTTTGTAAATTACTAG
- a CDS encoding DMT family transporter, with protein sequence MQWFWISLAASAIWALVNHADKYIISKYFVGKGVGSLVIFTSLSGFIFALFILLFDRSVLAFDFLSAVIIAISGAILVASFIPYLYALEKEEASMVSTLFQLIPVFSYFLALFFLNETLSLKQIFASLLILLGAVIISLDLSKKINLKLRPFLLMVVSSFMSALSALIFKIIALEQNYWGTAFWEYIGGAFFGLFLFTCIGLYRKQFLATIAKGRLVVFSINFLAELLNIIAKLLVNFASLLAPLTLVLVVNGFQPLFVFVYGILITIFLPKIGKETLTKKVIVQKLIAIFVIFIGVYFLFV encoded by the coding sequence ATGCAATGGTTTTGGATTTCTTTGGCAGCGTCTGCTATTTGGGCGCTAGTCAATCATGCTGACAAATACATTATCTCCAAATACTTTGTAGGCAAAGGCGTTGGCTCGCTTGTGATTTTTACGAGTTTAAGCGGCTTTATCTTTGCTCTTTTTATTCTACTCTTTGACCGCAGCGTTTTGGCTTTTGATTTTTTAAGCGCTGTGATTATTGCGATTAGCGGCGCGATTTTAGTGGCTTCGTTTATCCCATATCTTTATGCCCTGGAAAAAGAAGAGGCTTCCATGGTTTCTACGCTTTTTCAATTGATTCCAGTTTTTAGTTATTTTTTAGCTTTATTTTTTCTTAATGAAACACTAAGCCTTAAGCAAATTTTTGCCTCGCTTCTAATACTTTTAGGCGCGGTTATTATTTCTCTGGATCTTTCAAAAAAAATAAATTTAAAATTAAGGCCTTTTCTGCTGATGGTTGTTTCTTCATTTATGAGCGCTTTAAGCGCGCTTATTTTTAAAATAATTGCGCTGGAGCAAAATTACTGGGGGACTGCTTTTTGGGAATATATCGGTGGCGCGTTTTTTGGCTTATTTTTGTTCACCTGTATTGGTTTATACCGAAAACAATTTTTAGCCACGATTGCGAAAGGCAGGCTAGTTGTTTTTAGCATAAATTTTTTGGCTGAACTTTTAAATATCATTGCCAAGCTTTTAGTCAATTTCGCCAGCCTTTTAGCGCCGCTGACTCTGGTTTTGGTGGTTAATGGCTTTCAGCCTCTTTTTGTTTTTGTCTACGGAATTTTGATTACGATTTTTTTGCCGAAAATCGGCAAGGAAACTTTGACGAAAAAAGTGATTGTCCAAAAGCTAATTGCGATTTTTGTTATTTTTATCGGGGTATATTTTCTTTTTGTATAG
- a CDS encoding HNH endonuclease signature motif containing protein, translated as MKKVVFVCLLVSTLLISGNFIYSKTTATVIFGTCQMQDRLPDPVCTPGAIFQVTEEDICVKGYTKKVRNVTAKTKNLVFQEYGITTHAKGEYEVDHFIPLELGGSNDLKNLWPEPAEPRPGFHEKDRVENYLHRQVCTGQMTLAEAQKQIQTNWLEVYEQIIK; from the coding sequence ATGAAAAAAGTAGTTTTTGTTTGTTTGCTGGTCAGCACCTTGTTAATTTCGGGAAACTTCATCTATTCAAAAACAACTGCGACAGTTATTTTTGGAACCTGCCAGATGCAGGACAGGTTGCCTGATCCAGTTTGCACGCCAGGTGCGATTTTTCAGGTGACTGAAGAGGATATTTGCGTCAAAGGGTACACTAAAAAAGTGCGCAATGTGACTGCCAAAACAAAAAACTTGGTCTTTCAGGAATATGGCATTACCACGCACGCCAAAGGCGAATACGAGGTTGATCACTTTATTCCCCTGGAATTAGGCGGATCCAATGACCTCAAAAACCTCTGGCCTGAACCAGCCGAACCTCGGCCAGGGTTTCATGAAAAAGACAGGGTGGAGAATTATTTGCACAGGCAAGTCTGCACAGGCCAGATGACTTTGGCTGAAGCGCAAAAACAAATACAGACAAACTGGCTTGAAGTTTACGAGCAAATCATAAAATAA
- a CDS encoding radical SAM protein yields the protein MKNFSRNLLFRILIFLKIVLGKKICRKIVFFLTRGEEFAYLESLYCPETNKAESVGYVLLPGPCSWGKCTMCGFQQAVKEFTQDIPFSGKNLALMFQLGLQLISGPRKIMIFTGGSFLDLPLTAQKKILTSLKDDASCRHILIESRAELISLEKIMALKKQLGPKQLEVAIGLETQDDEIRQKCINKGFSRADYQKAVKVLKAQDVLVSTYVFLKPVGVNERLAIAEAIKTIEFAFQSGSDSVGLESAFVQPGTKMAVIYEQGMYQPPWLWSIIEVLKKTHHLGPIQIGNFENEYPLPLAVPKNCPRCSAAIYKQLKNYRQMPDLNLLSNLTCACKKEWLEKCNI from the coding sequence ATGAAAAATTTCAGCCGCAATCTTCTTTTTAGGATTCTCATTTTCTTAAAAATCGTCCTGGGCAAAAAAATATGCAGAAAAATAGTTTTCTTCTTAACCCGGGGCGAAGAGTTTGCTTACCTGGAATCTCTGTACTGTCCGGAGACAAATAAAGCCGAAAGCGTCGGGTATGTGCTTTTACCAGGTCCTTGTTCCTGGGGAAAATGCACGATGTGCGGATTCCAGCAGGCTGTCAAGGAATTCACCCAGGATATCCCTTTCTCAGGCAAAAATTTGGCCTTGATGTTTCAGCTGGGCCTGCAGCTGATCTCGGGTCCGAGAAAAATTATGATTTTTACCGGCGGAAGTTTCCTGGATCTGCCCTTGACTGCCCAGAAAAAAATTCTCACTTCTCTGAAAGATGACGCAAGCTGCCGGCATATTTTAATTGAGTCTAGAGCAGAGCTGATCAGTCTTGAAAAAATCATGGCGCTGAAAAAGCAATTAGGCCCAAAACAGCTGGAAGTGGCTATTGGCCTGGAAACTCAAGATGATGAAATCAGGCAAAAATGCATTAACAAAGGCTTTAGCCGGGCTGATTATCAAAAGGCTGTTAAAGTGCTAAAAGCCCAGGATGTCCTAGTTTCAACTTATGTATTTTTAAAGCCTGTTGGCGTCAACGAACGCCTGGCCATCGCTGAAGCGATTAAAACGATTGAATTTGCTTTTCAATCAGGCAGCGACAGTGTCGGTCTGGAGTCTGCCTTTGTCCAGCCGGGCACAAAAATGGCTGTAATCTACGAGCAGGGAATGTATCAGCCGCCCTGGCTGTGGAGCATCATTGAAGTGCTGAAAAAAACTCACCATTTGGGTCCGATTCAAATCGGCAATTTTGAAAATGAATATCCCCTGCCTTTGGCCGTGCCCAAAAACTGTCCGCGCTGTTCCGCTGCGATTTACAAGCAGCTAAAAAATTATCGCCAAATGCCAGACCTAAATTTGCTAAGCAATCTGACTTGCGCCTGCAAAAAAGAATGGCTGGAAAAATGTAATATTTAA